The proteins below are encoded in one region of Geobacter sp.:
- a CDS encoding UbiX family flavin prenyltransferase, which yields MSERHIGLAITGASGAVYGLRIIEELVRAGCRLSILVSRPGFIVLREECGLDWHGDAARVTEEMSRHFSVAKGQLSYYADDDFYSPLASGSSAPDAMIVAPCSMGSLARIAAGISGTLLERAADVMLKEARPLVLVPRETPLSVIHLENMLKLARMGVRIVPAMPGFYGGAQNVDDLIDFVAGKVLDGLGIAHQLSRRWADA from the coding sequence ATGAGCGAGCGGCATATCGGCCTGGCCATTACCGGCGCCTCCGGTGCCGTTTACGGCCTCCGCATCATCGAGGAACTGGTGCGTGCGGGGTGTCGGCTCAGTATCCTCGTCAGCCGCCCCGGCTTTATTGTGCTCCGGGAGGAATGCGGGCTGGACTGGCATGGCGATGCGGCACGGGTAACCGAGGAGATGTCGCGGCATTTTTCGGTTGCAAAGGGGCAACTCAGCTATTACGCTGATGATGATTTCTATTCCCCCCTTGCCAGTGGTTCTTCAGCCCCGGATGCCATGATTGTCGCCCCCTGCTCCATGGGGAGCCTGGCGCGGATTGCCGCCGGCATCTCGGGGACGCTCCTGGAACGGGCCGCCGATGTCATGCTCAAGGAGGCCCGTCCCCTGGTCCTGGTTCCGCGCGAGACGCCGCTCTCCGTGATCCACCTGGAGAACATGCTGAAACTGGCCCGGATGGGGGTTCGCATCGTGCCGGCCATGCCCGGTTTCTATGGAGGGGCGCAGAACGTGGATGATCTGATCGATTTTGTGGCGGGCAAGGTTCTGGATGGCCTGGGCATTGCCCATCAGCTCTCGCGCCGGTGGGCCGACGCATGA